The DNA sequence AAGCACTCCCGTATTCCGGCATGGGCTCAGGGTATCAACTTCGCTCAACCGCAGGGGAAACCGGACGGGGCCTTACCATCAGTCCGGCTGACCCGCGTCGTTCCGGTGGGTGACTCGGCGGACGGAACGGTCCGTGGACTCCACCGAACCCTTCAGGACGGAGAGGAGGCGGGCGCGCAACTGCGGTTCGTTCAGGTCGCCCAGCGCCGCGAGTCCGCGGCGGGCTGCGTCCTCGGAACGGCCGCCCTCGGCCACCCCCGCGAACAGCTCCGCCTGTGCCTGCCAGGCCCGGGCGGTTTCCTGCGGTGTCCGCGCGCGCTCGTGCAGGGCGTTCACGGCGTTCTGGTGCGCCGCACGGCCGAGGGTGTGGGCGCGGCTGCGCGCACCCTGCTCCCAGGCGCCGAAGGCCGCGTTGCTCCCGGCCCCGTCGAGGAGCTGGGCGGCACGTTCGAAGAACTCCGCCGCCTCGGTGTGGCGTAGGGCGGCGCCCGCCGCCTCGCCCGCTCGGAGCAGCCAGGGCACCGCCTCACCGTTCTCGCCGCCGTCCAGCCAATGCTGGGCGATTCGGGCAGGGGTCAGGCCGTGCCGGGCCAACGCGCGCGCCGCGCTGCGGTGCAGCAGCCGCCGTACGGTAGCGGGCGTGTGGGCGAGCACCGCCTCCTGCACCAGGTCGTGGTGAAACCGTTCGCCCCGCATGATCTGCGCGGCCTCCAGCTCGTCCCACGCCGCCACCACCTCGAGCACGGGGGCGCCCAGCACCTCGGCCACAAGTTCCGGCCCGAACTCCTGTTGCAACACCCCCGCCGCGCGGGCCGCTTGCAGCGCCATCTTCGGCAACCGCGCGAGGCGCAGGGCGATGACTTCTCCCACGCGGGGCGGCACCGGGCTTCGGCCCGCCGGGGCACCTCCCGCTTCGAGCAGGGATTTGACGGATTCCAGCACGAAGAGCGCGTTCCCCCCGCTGATACGCGCGAGCTGCTCTACCCGTTCCGGTGAAAGCGAGACCCCCAGGCTGTTCACCAGCGCCGTCACGGCCACGCCGGGAAGGGGACTGAGCGCCACACGCCGGGCGTGGCCCGCGTCTACCAACCGCGTGAAAATTTGGGCGGTGTAGGCAGGCAGTTCGTCCTGGCGGTGCACGGCGATGAAGTGCGGGAGGCCGCCCGGCTGGCCGAGCGGGAACATCGCGTCGATCAGCACGAAGCCCGCCTCAATACTGGCGTCGTCCGCGTACTGCATGTCGTCGAATAGGTAGGCGTCCACCCCCTGCAAGCTCAGGGCAAAAGCGTACTGGAGCGCTTCGTGCAGCGACGCGTCCGCCCGCGACGGGGGCGTTTCCCCCTCAGGGGCGAGCTCAGGCAGCAGCCAGCTCAAGGTGCGCCTTACCCCAAGGGGCAGCTCCGCGCTGGACAAGCTCAGGGCCCGGCGCAGGCTGCGGGCCGTCGTGCTGTAGGGCGCAAGGCGGTCCCCGGGGCGCGCTTCCAGGGTCAGCACCCGGCCCTTGCTCTCGGCGAAATCCGCCGCCAGCCTCGTCTTGCCCATCCCCGCTTCTCCCGACACGATCATGAACTGCCCCGCGCGCCACGCCTCCTCCAGGGTTTCCCACTCACGCCCGCGTCCCGTCAACCGGGGCGGACGCAGCACCGAAAGCGGCACGCTGGCTGCCCGGCGCGCACGCAGGTCCGGAACCTTGCCTCCCTGTTCGATCAGGCGGGCCAGTTCCTGCGTTTCCGGCATGGGCTGGGCGCGCAGGTCCCGGCCCAGGGCTGCGCAGAGCTGCCTGTACACGTCCAGGGCCTGTGCCCGCTCGCCGCACAGGTACAGCGTGCGCATCACGGTGCGGTGGGCGTCCTCGGACAGCCGGTCGAAGTCGAGGACGCGCCGCGCCAGGACCGCCGCCTGCGGGAAGGCGCCCTCCTCCTCCAGGCGGCGGACGGCGTTCCCCAGCGTGAGCGCACGGGCGGCGTCGAGCCGCTCCCGCTGCACCATCAGCCAGTCGGTGAGGTCGACGTTGTTTCCGCAGGTCTCGCCGTCGAGCAGGGTTCCGCCCGGCACGCCCTTCGCCCGTCCCTCCAGGACCTGTTGCGCATCGACCGACACCCCCTCGCTCAGGCGGAGCAGGTCCTGCCCGACCACCAGAGACGCCCCGAACGCCCGCCCCATCCGGCGCAGAAGCTGCACAAGATTGTTCCGGGCCGCCGCCTCCGTCCGCTCTGGCCACAGCAGTCCCGCCAGCCGTGAGCGCGGCGTGGGCCCTTGCAGCGCGAGATACGCCAGGAGTGTGCGTGACTTGCCCTCACAACGGAGCTCCCGCCCATCTGGCCCGACGAGCCTGGCCCCGCCAAGCACGCTGAGCTGCCACTCCCCCTCTGGTTTCACGGTGTTCTCAGCATACCAGAGTGGACGGAAAGTCCCCGGAAGGTGGGGAGCCAGGAAAGGGCCGGCTGTGCCGCCGCAAAGTGTGTGCCGTTGCCAAGGGGTTGTGCCTCCCACAGCCGCGTGTACCCAGGGCGTGGAGCTCACGCGTGCTCTCCTTCCCCGGCCCACCTCGAGCATTTGTCCGAATTGCGCGGCGCGCGGAAGGGCACCCCTCACGGCGCCATTCTCCCCAATGCCCATTCAAGGCCGCTCTGCTCGGTCAAAAAGAAGTCCTCTTTTTGACACGCGCCCCAGAAGCGCCTGGAGCGTGATGGCCTCAGGTGTTGACGGGGGGGCAGGCGGGGCGCTTCCGGGAAGAGGACCTGGCCCTGCCACCTTCCGGCACACGGCAAGCGGCCTCCTGGCTGCGGGCAGTGTAGGACCTGAACCGGGGCTCGCGTGCCCAGCTGGGCAATTACTGTGGGGGGTGACGCACTTCAATGAACAAGGTTGGCACCGTGGCCGAGTAAGCCATAACAAAGTCACCTGTATAGCTGTTGCCCCATTCTGGAATTTCCGTCGCACTCGCTTTTTTCCGAACCTGGAGAGGCTGTCCACTTTGCGTGGCTGTCACCTTGTAGGTCCCCCACATGACGTTCGGGACCATCCAACCTGATCCTGTTTGAATGGGTTTGACCGAAAGAGGTTTGCCCGTGGTCCCATCAGCCAGTTTCCCAACTGGGGTCAGCGTAAGCTGCAACTGCGATTCCTCAATATCATAGACTCCCACGGGCCGCTGCACATTGACTCGGCCCAAATTACCATAAGGGTCTCCGTATGAAACCTCTTTCGGTTTCAGTACGAAATCTCTGACGCCTCCAACATTTCCCGGTACAGACTGAACATTGTTGGGAACCAGCTCGATAGGAATAGAGTATTCCTTGTATATCAGAATCATTCTCGCAGTAACGTTCCAGGTGGTTGCAATATTTTTAACATTAATTTTATAACGACCGTTCGCATCGGTTTGAGTAACAAGATTGCTGTTGTACATATGCATATCGTCTGCTGTAATCCGAACCCCCTTCAGTGGTATGCCTTGAACGTTGGTTACGACTCCTGTGATAAATCCCCTGGCAACCTCGTCTGCCGCAGTGGCTTGACTTATCGTTGACAGTACGGTCAGAATCCCGATAGCTCTTTTCATGTACCCTCCTGTGCGTGAACTCTGGGACGACGTCATTGCAAGGGTGCTGGTGCCCTTGCGTGGCCAAAGCGTATGCAAAGGTGAATGATGAGGAGATGATCGCGGCCCTCGGGCCAGGCAGAAGCCCTGGGCCTGCGCGAATGGAATAAGCGCGCGGTAGCCGTTGCCATGTTGGAAGACCAAGCAGGCTGGTTCCAGAAATCAACCCGGGCCAAGCCCACGGGCGTCACGGCCATGAACGCATTGTTTTCCCGTGCTCACGCGCCTGTAGCTGTACTTCGGGGAAATTCAGGGACCGCTGAATAAAGCTGTGCAGGCGCGGCATTGCTGGCACGGAGGTGGCAGGGGCAGGTCCCCTGCCACCTCCGCTCGAATAGCGGGGACAGTGTCACCTTTGAGGTCATCGGGCTGGGTCAATCGCAACCATTGAAGGAAGGTCAGGGCCAGCATGCAAAGCACGGCGTGGTGATGGAGGCCCTGCCAGGAACGGCCCTCAAAGTGGTCCAGACCGACTTCGTCCTTCAGCTCCCGGTGGGTCAACTCGCAAGCCCAGCGGCGCTTGGTCACCTCAACCAGCCGAGAAAGAGAGGTGTTCTCGGGGAGATTACAGACGTAGTATTTGCGTTCCTCTCCCCGTCGCTGTTCACCGATGATCCAGGCCGCCTGCCCGGGAAGGTGCTGGCCCTGGGCATTTTCCTCTCCATCGGCGAGACGCACGTACACAGCGGCAAAGCGTCCTGAGAGGGGGACCCTTGGTCCCGTGTCGCCACACCAGGTGCTGCCATGCAGCACCTTTGAGGACGTCCTCCACCGATTGCCGGTCTTCGGAGGGGGTGGGGTGCTTGGGTCTTCTGCCACGAAAGAACTTGGGGATAGGGATTAAGCGAACGTCCTTGGGATAGACCGTCTGTGTGCGAGTCACACCCACCGACCACAGCAGTCCGCGCGTGGTGAGGGCATGGCGGAACTGAGCCGTCACGCCATACCCAGCGTCCGCCAAGACCATGCCGAAGGTGACGTGTTCGCGTACCCGGTCCAGTTCCTGGAGTGCCAACGCCCATTTGGTCTGTGGCTGCTGGTGTTCCATTGGAACACCAGCAGCCTGGAGACGCGCCGGATCGCTGGTCCAGTCCTGTGGCAGGAAGAGCCGGAGGGCCAGGGGAACAGGGACCTCGTGCTGGGCTAAGGTCAGGGAGACCAGACACTGACAGGACGTGATCTTGCCCACCTGTCCCGAATACTGGCGAGCAACCCCCACGGATTTCGTCCCAAATTTGGTCAGGCAGGTATCGTCAATGATCAAGACGGCGTCTTTGCCTCCAAGCATTTGCTGGGCCCGCTCGGCCAGCAGCGTTTCCAGGGGACGAGTTGGCCAGGGACTGTCGGTGATGAAGTGCTGGAGGTGGTCTTCTTTTCCAGGAGCCACCACAGCAGCCAGAGGTTGCATGCTTTTCCGGGACGCACCGCTGCACAGTCCACGCACGTACAACGGTGCCCAAGTGCGCCCTGCACGGTGGCGAAAGTGCGTCAGAAAGGGTGCGAACCAGGTGGGAAAATGTCGGGTCCAAGGGGGCAAAGAACGTGGCATAGCAGGAGGCCAGCATCACCGATGCTGGCCTCCCTAGTTCCTCCTGAATTTCCCCGAAGTACAGCTAGCAGGTGTGCCCGCACAACGCTCAGTCCCAGCCACCCGGCTGCAGCGAGAAACTCGAGCTCAAGGCGGTCGAAGGGGTTCAGAAGATTCAGCCGGCGACTTACAGTGGGGATGGCCGTATATAAGTGTTGTTCGAAAAGATAGACGGTGCCATTCGGCAACTCCTGAAGGTGCGAGAGAACGGCGGCCTCACGTTCTTCCTGATACACGGACGTCAGGTCCAGCCCGAGGCCATACGTAAGCGCCTGCTCAGACCAGCCGTAGAAGACGGTTCAGTCACCGAAAGAGCCGTCCTCGTCAAGCGCCCCGGGTTGGCGTCCCAGCGACCACCAGGGAGACAAAGGGAAAGGTGAGCGTTCTGGAGGTCCGCACTGTCCTGCAAGACGGCAGCGATGGCATTGCGAGCGCCAAGTTCATGCAGGAACGTGAAGCGCCGATCACAGTGGGCGAGGTCGTCGCAAGTAAGGGTCAGTGAAAACTGAGGGCGATGAGGAGCGTATATGGCGTGACTCACGGCTTACCTTTCTTACAGCTGTAGGGTGTGCGGCCCCGAGCATCAGTGGCCCGAATCTCTTCCAATAGCGCTGTTCAGGTGGGGGCAACCTCCTGAGGTCCAACCCCGCCCTTGCGCTGTATTTGCGCCACACTCAGGAGTTGGCCCTTGAAGTGGAGTGCTCCTCTCAGGCCGAGTGATCACCTACTTTGAAATCTCCTTGACGTTGCCCCCATGTAGAACGTCCTCGCCGAACAGGAGGTGTGGCGTCGCGGGCAGGTGGCCGATCCCATTCAGGTTGCTGGCACGTCCTTGGCTTCTTACCCATTAAGAAACCCAGGATGATGCGCCGGTGGCCTGTACGTGCGCCCCACCGCAACAGGGGGAAGGGAACTGACTCGGTCCTGGTTCCGCGCGTGACCTGGCGGCGGAGCAGGTTCATGCTCCGCCGCCAGGTCCACACCGCCGATCAGAAATGCCGGGCTGCCTTTCCTGGGGAGAGAAAAGCAGGGATGAATGCAGAACAGGGTGAAATTCATCCTCTGGAGTGAGCGTTCGGTGTTGCCCGGCATGAGCGGGACACCCTATGAGCGGGACACCCTGGAAAAAGCCGTGGCTCGCCTTGGGCCGAACAGCACCTGTATGGGGCTTGTCCGCTTCTTCGCCGAGGAGCGTGGATGACGGAGGGCGCTCAGCGACAGGGTGGAAAACGCAAGGATCGGGTAAATGCCCTGTCCCTTGGCGGCGACGGGCACCAAGGGACAGCGGGTTGCCACCTGGGTGGAGAGCAGGCCGAGGGCGGAGGCGCGCGCGCCTCACCTTTTGCCGCCCTGGGCGCTGCCATCTGCATTGTCCGGCTCTACATTGCATCTGGACCAGGGAGGGGCACCGGTACCTGGCCGCCGTCAGCAGCTGGCACCCGCACCTTGCGCTCGAACGGTTTGCGGGTGAGCGGACGACCACACGCCTGCGGGCCGCAGTGGAGGTGGTGTACCAACGTCGCCCACTGCCGCCAGATCCGCCGCACCGCAGGAACTCGGGGAGGCCAAGACGCCAGCCGGGCGCACCGACTTGCCCTGGAGGATACGGGGGGGAGGGACCGGGCATGGGCCTGAAGGGGCGTGGTTGAATCCCGCCGTTGTGAAGGGCCTTTTGTAAGGTAGGGGTGGGGGGAGATCGCCCGTTCAGGCAATTGCAACCCGGCAGGAAGTTCAGTCGGCCTTGTTGCGCGCTCGACCGGCGTTCTCCAGCGGGGAACGCCGGCATTTCCCGCTGCGGCACCTGAACCCGGCGGGTTCGCGCAACCGTTGTCGGTCGCCTCACTCCATGTCCGCGGGTCAACTCCAAGACCTGAAGGCTTGTTGCGTGGGCGTTGAAGGGGCAGCGGGGACCGCGTTTGGAATTTTGACTTCTCCGGCCGCAACACGCTTGAATCTGGCCGCTTCCACCTTTGCGGCGCAGCAGGCTCTGGGCACATCCCACTTCCCAGATCCCAGCTGCAGGCGTTGGCCAAACCCGAACAATACCGGCAGCAGAAGACCCGGGGACTCCTTGGTACCATTCGCTGGTCATGAGGCCGCCCCAAACTTGGATCCTGCAGTTGCTCGGTAATCCAGCGTTACACCGCCCAGATGGCCGGCAGCTCCGGTGTGAGGGGACCATGCTGGCTTTGCTGGCGTACCTGGCAGTGGAGGGTCCAACGCCCCGCGCGCTGCTGGCTTCCCTCCTCTGGCCCACCTCGTCAGACAGTGTCGGCAGGAACAACTTGGTCCACCTCCTGCGCCGCATCGCCTCCATGTCACGGTCGCAACTGACCGTGAGCAACGAGGCCGTGGCGCTGAATCCTGCTGTTTGGACGGATGTCGGAGTGCTTACGGCCGGCGAAGCGCTGTCCGCATTCCGGCTTGATGGCGCCTTTCTTGAAAACGCCGCGTTTAATGAGTTGCCAGAATTTGACGACTGGGTGCATCTGCAGCGGGAACGCTTGCTGCAACTGGCACTACGCAGGCTCAATGGCCTTCGGGCCCAGGCTGAACTGGACGGAGAGCTTGGGCTTGCCCTGGAGTACGCCGTACGCCTCTCGGAGCTCGACAATTTGAGTGAAGAGACCCACCGTCACCTGATGAGGCTGCACTACCTGAACGGGGACAGGGGCGCCGCTCTGTCTGCCTACCGGTACTGCACCACCGTTTTACTTCGCGAACTTGGAGTTCAGCCGATGCCTGAGACCGCTCGCCTGGCGGAAGAGATCGCTCAGGGTGGCCAAGCGGCGCTGTTGCCTTCTCGCAAACCAAATGCCATTCCGCTGAGCATCCAGCGCCCCCCTGTTTTGGTGGGGCGGGACCACATCTGGAGGCAGATGGAACACGCCCGGGATCAGGGACACGTTATTTTCCTTGTCGGGGAGGCTGGAACGGGGAAATCCAGACTCGCCGAAGAGTTCGCTGCAAGTCACGGTACCTATCTACGCGTTGAAGGCCGGCCTGGCGACGCCCACGAGCTCTATGCGTCCGCCCTCCGGCTGCTTCGCCGACACCTGGCTCAGCGGCCTTACGTCCCGCCTACAGCATGGGAGCGGCGGGCGCTGGCGCACCTGCTGCCTGAATTTGGACCCGTGCAGGTCGACTCCTGGAATACGCTGCATTTTCAGCAGGCCACCTTGAATCTTGTACGGGAAACGAGCCGCGACGTTCAAACGTTTATCACAGACGACCTTCAGTATTACGATCAGGCCTCTTTTGACCTTGGCGGTTTTATGCTGGCATCCGCCTTTCCGCTCGGCCAGCCCGGAGGATTGCCGCACTTCGTAGATACCTATCGGAAAGGCGAGCTGCCGCCAGCCACCGAACGGGCCATTCAGGATCTTGTTGACGCAAACCTGGCGACGATCATTGAGGTGCCTCCACTCGGCGAAGGGGCAGCCGACGAGTTGATGGATACGTTGGGCGTTCCTCCGCATCCAGATTGGCGACGGCGGCTGTGGCAGCATTCCGGAGGAAACCTCGTGTTTCTGTTGGAAACAATGAAATACCTCATCGAATTAGGAGCTTTTGACAGTGAACTCCCAGACCGCCTGCCGCTGCCCGCAAAGGTCCAGCAGATGATAAGCGCACGGGTGACCCGGCTCTCCGCTCCAGCGTTGCAGGTGGCCCGTGCAGCAGCCGCGCTCCAACGCGACTTCACCGTTGAGATCGTTGCCGAGGTGCTGCAAGCGCCTCTTCTGGACGTTGCTGAACGTTGGGGTGAACTCGAGCGCGCGCAGATTATGTCGGGAGAGCGATTTACGCATGATTCGGTTGCACAAACCATCTTCTCTGAAACCCCTGAGTTTGTTCGGAAGTTGCTACACCGAAATGCGGCCCGTTCTCTGGAGCGTCACCAGGCAAATCCAGGGCAGATCGCGTGGCAGTGGCAGGCTGGAGCGAATGACAAACAGGCAGCAGTCTGGTTCGTGCAGGCTGGCGAATCAGCCCTCCACGCGCATCGCCCCTTGGAGGCCAGGGTTTACTTTGAGCAGGCCCAGCAGGCTTTTGCCCGTTGCGGAGATGAAATGGGCAGAGCTCAGTCGTTTACTGCCTGGACGCGCCTCGAAGGGGGCTGAATAGAGCCGCTCCAGCTCTTTGGCCCTCCGCGCCTGAGACCGTGCAGTTTCGGCTCAAGTGATGGGAATCCCGGCCTGCACCCATCCGGGGCTCAATGGAAGGACGTGAACGCCCAGAAAGACCGTGGAGGACGGCTCTACGCCGATGTTCTCGCTGTCTTTCAACGTAGGCGGCGCCTGAAGAGCCTCCAAGCGCCGCCTACTCTATTTCTTGCCGCGCGGGGCCGGCACTTGCCCAGCCTTGCGGCGGTCAAATCGCCCCTGGCCATGGGTCGTTTCCTCAACCGCTCCGCCTGCAACGGACGTGCTCGGATTCGGGTGATGCGGCGTCATGCCCCCAGCAATACACCCTCCATCGCCAGCGTGCCCGGGGAAGAAGTGCCCGGTCCGGAGAATGGCCAACCTCAGTTCCCTGCGCGAGGAAGGCCGTTTTAAACACCTGCGGGGATGGGCGCACCGCCTGAACGGCGTCACCGGCGCGCAACGTGCCGCTCCCCAGCTGCTTCGCGCGCCTGTTTGCCCCATGGCGTGGCAAAGGCCGGCCCTCACCCGCCAGACTGGCGCGCAGGAGCCTGGCACAGTTTCCAGAGCCACTGCGCCCCCGCGGAAGGGTGCAGGCTTCGGCGGAAAAGCCTTCTCTCAAGGGGTGACGGCCTTGGGCTTTTCAGCCTGCGTCACCATTCGGGGCGACCGAACAACCTCTTCGGGACGTGACAGCTTCGGCCAAAACTGTCCAGGCAATTCCTTTGCCTTGGGCAAGGCCCCATCCACCGGGCATTTTGAGTCGCGGTGAGCAAGTCTCATCATTCCCTCATCATTCCTGTGAATCTATGCTCCGGGTGAAAGGAGGGACGAGGTGAACGCCCGGCTGCGGGTCGTCGTGTTCGGCTCCGGTAGGCAACTCGCCGCGCAGCCACGCCAAGGCGCAGGCGCCGTTTGACGCGCTGCAACGACACGAGAAAGCCAAACACACTTCGACCATGGCCGTAAAGCGCTCCACCCAGCATTTCGGAAACGCGACCCTACCGCTCTTTGCCACAAACCAATGTTGATCAATAACAGGCACAATGCCTCAAGGGGGAAGGTATGACGCACATCTGGGCCACCGTAAATATCGAGGATCTTCAGAAGTTTATTGGCGTCTTTTCGACTGCGGGAGCTGCCGCACGCCGAAGCCATGGCAGCAGGGGCTGCCGTGTATTCACCGTACCAGGGGTGGAAGGGCAGGTACGCGTTTTGTTTACGTGGGAAAGCCAGGAGGCATTTGAGGGCTTTTTGAACGACGCCGCCGTGCGCGCGACCATGCAGTCGAGCGGCACAGTGGGTCGACCTGAGTTTCTCCTCTTAAATGAGCTGGCGACTTTTCCGGGATGACCGTGGAAGCGCAGGAGCTGATGACCGTTCCCTCAAAAACTTCCCAGGATGCCCCGTCCTTCAGCGCGGCGAGGAATGGAGCGACCACCACGCGGTGGTCTCGGGTAGACGCGTCAAGGACCGTACGCATATCCATCTCCTTCCTGCAACTTGAGCCCTCTGGGTAACCACCCAGCGCAAGGCCCCCGTTCTGCCACGCGGTCATAAAATATATACGATCAAACGAATCCCTTCCCGCTTCCCTCTCCCTCCTGCTGGCCTTAACCGCCACGCTCCCCTACCGCTGCACGGCAGGCCATCCCCGGAGGCGGGCTCCCCGCTGCTCAACGCCGAGACGGCCTTACAACCGCTCGGGCACGCAGCTCGGAAAGCCTGGCGACATCCGCTGCCCCTCACGTTGCCTGACGTAAGGCCAAAACGTCCTTCGTCCTGGACCCAAAGGCGAACTTGCTTTTCGGGGTAGGCGGCCTGAGCAACGCTCAGCGCCGCCCCGACTTTTTTATGAACGCCCCCTGTTCTTTGGGAGAAGCCGCCTCCGTATGCGTCGGTCGAGGAACCTGAACAGGAAAACCAAGTCTTTTCAAGTGGCCCCAGGCACACACCTCAGTCACTTCAATCCCAAAATGCTCCTGGATGTGTATCTTGACTTTCTTGCTGGTCCAGAGACCACCTGTTTCAGCCTCCCTCTGGAAATGCCTCTTGCTGGTCTGGATTAAGAGCAGGATCAGACTTGTTAAACTGACGCTTATCCAGAAGGGCCTGTTCGCCACTGGCATTGTAGGCAGCAATCAACGTACTGATCGTTGTACGCGAAAATCCGGTCGCGTCAATGATCTCCGGAATTGACTTTCCTTTGCTTTTGAGCCAGACAATCTGCCAGCGGGAGCGTTCAAGAGGACGTTCGGCTTGGCGGTACGCCACTTCAAGCTCCTCAGATGTATGGTGCGGAATCAAGGCTGCAGCTCTCATATTCCGAACTCATCTTCATGACCCCGAGGGGCAGGTCCG is a window from the Deinococcus hopiensis KR-140 genome containing:
- a CDS encoding helix-turn-helix domain-containing protein; translation: MRAAALIPHHTSEELEVAYRQAERPLERSRWQIVWLKSKGKSIPEIIDATGFSRTTISTLIAAYNASGEQALLDKRQFNKSDPALNPDQQEAFPEGG
- a CDS encoding helix-turn-helix domain-containing protein — its product is MPVANRPFWISVSLTSLILLLIQTSKRHFQREAETGGLWTSKKVKIHIQEHFGIEVTEVCAWGHLKRLGFPVQVPRPTHTEAASPKEQGAFIKKSGRR
- a CDS encoding ATP-binding protein; translation: MKPEGEWQLSVLGGARLVGPDGRELRCEGKSRTLLAYLALQGPTPRSRLAGLLWPERTEAAARNNLVQLLRRMGRAFGASLVVGQDLLRLSEGVSVDAQQVLEGRAKGVPGGTLLDGETCGNNVDLTDWLMVQRERLDAARALTLGNAVRRLEEEGAFPQAAVLARRVLDFDRLSEDAHRTVMRTLYLCGERAQALDVYRQLCAALGRDLRAQPMPETQELARLIEQGGKVPDLRARRAASVPLSVLRPPRLTGRGREWETLEEAWRAGQFMIVSGEAGMGKTRLAADFAESKGRVLTLEARPGDRLAPYSTTARSLRRALSLSSAELPLGVRRTLSWLLPELAPEGETPPSRADASLHEALQYAFALSLQGVDAYLFDDMQYADDASIEAGFVLIDAMFPLGQPGGLPHFIAVHRQDELPAYTAQIFTRLVDAGHARRVALSPLPGVAVTALVNSLGVSLSPERVEQLARISGGNALFVLESVKSLLEAGGAPAGRSPVPPRVGEVIALRLARLPKMALQAARAAGVLQQEFGPELVAEVLGAPVLEVVAAWDELEAAQIMRGERFHHDLVQEAVLAHTPATVRRLLHRSAARALARHGLTPARIAQHWLDGGENGEAVPWLLRAGEAAGAALRHTEAAEFFERAAQLLDGAGSNAAFGAWEQGARSRAHTLGRAAHQNAVNALHERARTPQETARAWQAQAELFAGVAEGGRSEDAARRGLAALGDLNEPQLRARLLSVLKGSVESTDRSVRRVTHRNDAGQPD
- a CDS encoding BTAD domain-containing putative transcriptional regulator, which gives rise to MLALLAYLAVEGPTPRALLASLLWPTSSDSVGRNNLVHLLRRIASMSRSQLTVSNEAVALNPAVWTDVGVLTAGEALSAFRLDGAFLENAAFNELPEFDDWVHLQRERLLQLALRRLNGLRAQAELDGELGLALEYAVRLSELDNLSEETHRHLMRLHYLNGDRGAALSAYRYCTTVLLRELGVQPMPETARLAEEIAQGGQAALLPSRKPNAIPLSIQRPPVLVGRDHIWRQMEHARDQGHVIFLVGEAGTGKSRLAEEFAASHGTYLRVEGRPGDAHELYASALRLLRRHLAQRPYVPPTAWERRALAHLLPEFGPVQVDSWNTLHFQQATLNLVRETSRDVQTFITDDLQYYDQASFDLGGFMLASAFPLGQPGGLPHFVDTYRKGELPPATERAIQDLVDANLATIIEVPPLGEGAADELMDTLGVPPHPDWRRRLWQHSGGNLVFLLETMKYLIELGAFDSELPDRLPLPAKVQQMISARVTRLSAPALQVARAAAALQRDFTVEIVAEVLQAPLLDVAERWGELERAQIMSGERFTHDSVAQTIFSETPEFVRKLLHRNAARSLERHQANPGQIAWQWQAGANDKQAAVWFVQAGESALHAHRPLEARVYFEQAQQAFARCGDEMGRAQSFTAWTRLEGG
- a CDS encoding carboxypeptidase-like regulatory domain-containing protein, with translation MKRAIGILTVLSTISQATAADEVARGFITGVVTNVQGIPLKGVRITADDMHMYNSNLVTQTDANGRYKINVKNIATTWNVTARMILIYKEYSIPIELVPNNVQSVPGNVGGVRDFVLKPKEVSYGDPYGNLGRVNVQRPVGVYDIEESQLQLTLTPVGKLADGTTGKPLSVKPIQTGSGWMVPNVMWGTYKVTATQSGQPLQVRKKASATEIPEWGNSYTGDFVMAYSATVPTLFIEVRHPPQ